The Candidatus Latescibacterota bacterium DNA window AGACGAAGATGAGAAGCATGAAGCGGGCATCCGAGAGTACAGTGAGGGCCCCCGAGAGCACTTCAGCAAAGCTCTTCCGATTCTTCGGTTTCGGCGGATCCCTGTATATGAAGATGGTCGGCAGAAGCATCAGAGCGCAGTAAATCGAACTGATCGTGAACACCCAGCTCCAGGAAAGGGTATCCCTTATATATCCGGCCACGAGGGGTGCTACGAGAGCGCCGAGGTTGATCATCCAGTAATAGACTCCGAACCCGAATCCCGAATTCTTTTCGTTTGTCGTTCTCGCGATTGTACCGGAGATTATCGGTTTAAACAGGCCCGAGCCTGTGGCCATTACGAGCAGTGTGACGAATATCACGCCATAACTGGAAACCTGTCCCGACATGAAGTAACCCGCGGATAGCAGAGAGAAGGCTACGAGAAGCATCTTTCTGTACCCGTACCTGTCCGCAAGGGCGCCGCCAAGGATCGGTACGATGTAAGTCAATGCGTAGACGAAACTCTGCAGGAGTCCGACCATGTCTGCGGTAAAGCCCAGCCCGCCGTTGCGGACATGTTCGGAGAGATAGATGGCCAGAAGGGCGTTCAATCCGTAATATGCTCCCCTTTCGAAGAGCACCATCACGTTCGCTACCCAGAAGGAGCGGGGGAAAGAGCCTGCTCCGGTCTTTAATTCAGGTTGGTTCTCCACTTGTGGTCTGTCCTTTCCGGGTCGATCCCTTTTGTAGAGTCTGCGTACTGTGATCGGCAGCAATACATGCCGCTAATTACTGAACTCGGGGGGGGTTCCCCACAAGATTTTACCTGGGGTTGAATCTAGCAGAAACGAAAGGTTGAATAAATATAAATTACCTGGACGCGAGCCGAATCAGTTCCGAAATCGCAGTTCGAAATTACCGATACCGATCAGATCACCTTTCTTAAGTTTGGTCTTGTGGACTTCGTTTCCGTTTATGGACGTCCCATGCCTGCTGTTAAGGTCCTCCAGGACGTAGTAGTTATCGCTCTTTGTAATCGTAGCGTGTTGATCGGAAACGAACGAGTGGTCGAGACAGACATCACACGATATATCGCTTCCTAGAACGGTAGTGTCTTTCTTCAGAGGGATCTCAAGACCGGAGAAACATCCATTGGTGATCGTGATGCCGGCGCGGCCGTTCTTATGTTTTGAACAGTTATTCCTGCCTGTTTTCGTAGAGTATTTTCTTGGTTTTGTTCCGGTCGAACCGGAACGTATGTTGTTTATTTTCATTATCGGACCTTTCTCAAAGTGAAGGATCGGACCGGATAGTTGATCCACGCGGAGTTTCGCAATTTCCGTACCATTGAGTGTCGGGGCTGGTTCGTTCCACCTTGGGGGTGTACGTGGAAGCGGCCGTTCAGGAAGGATATCGTGCAAGCTCAGGGAATTAAGGGGAACAATAAGGATCATCGGGATATGATTCGGCACAGGTCATGAAGATCAAAAGAAGTTCGGGAAACAGATAAGGATCGGTGGGAGATTAGTCCTCCGCGGTCGGTAGAGATGATCATGGAATACCTCGATGGCGTCGTAAAAAGCACGATTGAGTGGAGTGGGACTCCGTGAGGACAGGGGTGGCAACGGACCCGGGGATTATTTTTTCTTTGCAGGAGGCCTGAATTCCGCCGGGTCGATATTGTGCTTGTTCATCAGATCATGAAGGGTGGGTCGGCTGATATCGAGTTCCTGTGAGGCCGCCGAAACATTACCTGCGCATCTGAGAAGCGTGTTCAGAATCAGCCTTTCCTCGGTGTCATCCCTCGCCTCTTTCAAGGATACAAGTTTATCGGTACAGATCAGGTCAGGGCTCCCCGGAATTCTGATTTCCTCATCCCTGA harbors:
- a CDS encoding FHA domain-containing protein; its protein translation is MKINNIRSGSTGTKPRKYSTKTGRNNCSKHKNGRAGITITNGCFSGLEIPLKKDTTVLGSDISCDVCLDHSFVSDQHATITKSDNYYVLEDLNSRHGTSINGNEVHKTKLKKGDLIGIGNFELRFRN